The genome window CTTCTCCTTCCTGATCTATAAATTGCGCAGGCAATACCTCATCCATGCAGGCTATGTTTTGGCTGCAAGAACTGCGCTGGGATTCGTGCGCCTCTTCTCCTTCCTGATCTATAAAATGCGCAGGAAATACCTCCGCAAGAACGAAAGAATCGAGATTTTTCTTGACAAGTACAGGAATCAGATGCCAACGAGGTACTCCTACGGTGCCATCAGGAAGATGACCAGAGGTTTCAAGGAAAAGTTAGGACAAGGGGGGTTTGGGAGCGTCTTCAAAGGCATACTGCCCGGCGGCCGCCCCGTCGCCATCAAGATACTGGGCAACACAAAAGGCAACGGCGAAGAATTCATCAACGAGGTGGCGACCATCGGGAGAATTCACCATGTCAATGTGGTGCAGCTCATCGGCTTCTGCTCCGAGGGATCCAAAAGGGCGCTCGTCTATGATTACATGCCCAATGGTTCCTTAGACAAGTACATCTACTCCAAAGAAGGCCAAAGCAGCCCTCCTGCTCTTGGCATGGACAAGATGTACGACATCGCCATGGGAGCAGCTCGCGGGATCGAGTACCTGCACCGGGGGTGCGAAATGCAGATTCTTCATTTCGATATCAAGCCCCACAACATTCTTCTGGATGCAGATTTCGTCCCAAAGATTTCCGACTTCGGATTGGCCAAACTGTACCCAGCAGGAAGGAGCGCGGTCTCTGTGAGTGCAGTTAAAGGGACGATAGGATACATCGCTCCTGAGTTGATATACCGCAGCTTTGGGCGCGTTTCGTACAAATCCGACGTCTACAGCTTTGGGAGGCTGCTGCTGGAGATGATCGGGAGAATGGCCGACCCGAGAGCAGCGACGGAGCGTGATTCGAGCGGGTTCTACTTCCCTGCATGGCTTTACGATCAGCTGTCGAAGGGAGAAGATGTTGTCGTCGATGTCGTGGTGGAATCCGAGTCGAAAGTAGCAGAAACGCTGGCTGTCGTTGGGTTATGGTGCATACAAATGAGTCCGGACGATCGGCCGTCCATGCACCGGGTTGTGGAAATGTTGGAAGGGAGTGCGGGCGACATAGCGATGCCGCCGAGGCCTTCGCTTCTATTTCCATCGGAAGTCGGCGAGGAAGAGCCTCTTGAGACGGAGTCCTCGGAGAGTTCATATATGCTGGAGGGTGGCACGTCCGCTGCGTGACTGCAGACAGCAGAAGTATCGGTGTTATTATGGGACTGAGTAGAACGCATTGTAACTCAATTACATGTACGATATTTCAATTTGGTAATAATTATCTATTTATGACGCGAAATTAGCGATGAAGGATgagaattattatttttctcaataaaaAATCATCTAATAATTACTGCCATTTAATCTGTTCAACAGAATAAAAAGTGGTCAAGTCCAAACATTCGAGTCGTATTTCTCTTTTTAAAATAagtctttttaatttttaatttttttctcattaaaAAATTATAGTTAGTCAATTTGTcattctcatcaagaaaaatagaatttaaaaCTCCTATCtatattcaaaaaataaattcttcatcatttaaaattaattacATGAGTCTTGAGTTATCCTCACTCAAATATAATCATCTTATATATTCTCTCCAATAAATTccgaataatttatattttctttctttcacCCTCAAATTCTAAAAGGCATCTCTCTAATACCCTATTAGAGAAACTTTTGAGCATCCAAAGTATCACTCGTATTTTGTTCTCTACCCAAACCCAaaggtatataaaatatttatagaataatcaaACATTAATTGTTAGGATTCCTTATCCTTCTAAGTCCACTTGTTTCTCCTCCTTTCATTAATTGTGTATGTGTTGATGTATTGACCACTCTTTTTTTCTTATCAGACCgttcaatcatatatatatatatatatatatatatatatatatatatatatatatatatatatatatatatattatccttttctcATTCATAAAGTCTAGCTAATCAATTTGGTGTTCTTATCTAGAAGACTCAAATTCCCTGTTGACCATTCTATACATTTGTTGTTCT of Musa acuminata AAA Group cultivar baxijiao chromosome BXJ2-3, Cavendish_Baxijiao_AAA, whole genome shotgun sequence contains these proteins:
- the LOC103979608 gene encoding rust resistance kinase Lr10-like, encoding MQSVAEVLNMKLQHLLAVHTFFFFLVCASTEEHCSSSCGSINITSPFRLPDDPADCGMPEYELTCQNNQTRLNISSGLYVVKAISYENETIRVVDPGLQSNNCSSPPKYSLNTRDLWDSGGSYVLVQRDGFVDYTTCRQPVNDSSYVTTSPCINSTNEYDYVLAGESTIGELDTKCSIVLSVPIEVAFDGNASYLEIWSALLMGFQLSWKAFRCPDCEAAGGYCRNAIQSMHCFFDALQGLEEIGLRIVTIAGYVLAARTALGFVCLFSFLIYKLRRQYLIHAGYVLAARTALGFVRLFSFLIYKMRRKYLRKNERIEIFLDKYRNQMPTRYSYGAIRKMTRGFKEKLGQGGFGSVFKGILPGGRPVAIKILGNTKGNGEEFINEVATIGRIHHVNVVQLIGFCSEGSKRALVYDYMPNGSLDKYIYSKEGQSSPPALGMDKMYDIAMGAARGIEYLHRGCEMQILHFDIKPHNILLDADFVPKISDFGLAKLYPAGRSAVSVSAVKGTIGYIAPELIYRSFGRVSYKSDVYSFGRLLLEMIGRMADPRAATERDSSGFYFPAWLYDQLSKGEDVVVDVVVESESKVAETLAVVGLWCIQMSPDDRPSMHRVVEMLEGSAGDIAMPPRPSLLFPSEVGEEEPLETESSESSYMLEGGTSAA